ATCGTAATAAACTTGCATCTGGAATATCTCCCCTCAAAACAATCGTTATAAATCAGTCGGAAATTCGGTCGATCAGGCTTCCGGAATCGCCATGCCCCGCGGCCCCCGGGAAATGCCCAGGGCGCCGGAGCGCACGATTTCCACGACGGGAATCGGGCCCAGGGCCGCCAGGAAGGCGTCCAGCTTGTGGCCAGGGCCGATCATCTGAATCGTATAGCTCGATTCGCTCACATCGATGATCTGTCCGCGGAAGATTTCCGCCAGACGGTAGACCTCCTCCCGTGAGCTGTCGATCGCCTGCACCTTGATCAGCATCAATTCACGCTCGATGTGCGGTGCGTCGGCCATGTCCTGCACCTTGACCACGTCGATCAGCTTGTTCAACTGCTTGATGATCTGCTCGATGATCTGGTCGTCCCCGTGGGTGACCAGGGTCATGCGCGAGAGCGTTTCGTCATTGGTCGGCGCCACGCACAGGGATTCGATATTGTAGCCGCGCGCCGAAAACAGGCCCGCCACGCGGGACAATGCGCCCGCCTCGTTCTCCATCAGAATGGAAATGATATGTCGCATCGTCGTTACACCAGAATCATTTCGTTCAGACCCGCACCGGCAGGCACCATCGGGAAGACGTTCTCCGTCGGATCCGTCTGGAAGTCCATGAACACCAGACGATCCTTCAGGGCGAAGGCTTCACGCAGCGCGCCCTCGACATCCGATGCCTTCTCGATACGCATGCCCACATGACCATAGGACTCGGCCAGCTTGACGAAATCCGGCAGCGCTTCCATGTAGCTCATGGCGTAGCGCCCGGAGTAGAAGAACTCCTGCCACTGACGCACCATGCCGAGATAGCGGTTGTTCAGGCTGACGACCTTGACGGGCAGATGGTACTGCAGCGCCGTCGACAGCTCCTGGATGCACATCTGGATGCTGCCTTCGCCGGTAACGCAGACCACCTCCTCGTCGGGATAGGCATACTTCACGCCCAAGGCGGCCGGCAAGCCGAAGCCCATCGTGCCCAGGCCGCCGGAGTTGATCCAGCGATTCGGCTTGTCGAAACCGTAATACTGCGCAGCCCACATCTGGTGCTGACCGACATCGGAGGTCACGAAGGCATCGCCCTTGGTGATCTCCCAGAGCTTCTGGACGACGTACTGCGGCTTGATGATCTCCCCGTTCGTCTTGTAATCCAGGCAACGCATGGCGCGCCATTGCTCGATCTGCTTCCACCAGGCCGCCAGGGCCTCGGGCTGCTTCGCCCCGCCGGCGTCGGCGATCAGCGGGAGCATCTCTTCGAGCACCGCCTTGACGGCGCCGACGATCGGCACGTCGACGATCACGTTCTTGGAAATGGAGGCCGGATCGATATCCACATGGACGATCTTCGCCGTCGGGCAGAATTTTGCCAGGTTGCCGGTGACCCGATCGTCGAAACGGGCGCCGATCGCGATCAACACGTCGCAGTGGTGGACCGCCATGTTTGCTTCGTACGTCCCATGCATCCCCAGCATGCCCAGGAATTGCGGGTCGCTGGCGGGGAAGGCGCCAAGCCCCATCAGGGTGTTGGTGATGGGATAGTTCAACAGGCGCGCGAACTGGGTGAGCTGCTCGGCCGCACCGCCGAGCACCACCCCGCCGCCCGTGTAGATCATGGGCCGTTCGGCGTTCAGGATGAGATCGATGGCCTTGCGGATCTGACCGGTATGTCCCTTGACGGTCGGATGGTAGGAACGGAGCGCGACCGTTTCCGGATAGCTGAACGGAATCAGCACGTTCGGATCGACCATGTCCTTGGGAATATCGACCACCACGGGGCCGGGACGACCGGTGGTGGCGATATAGAAGGCCTTCTTCATGGTTTCGGCCAACTCGTTCACGTTCTTGACCAGGAAGTTGTGCTTGACGCAGGGACGCGTGATCCCGACGTTGTCCACTTCCTGGAACGCATCGTTGCCGATGAGATGACTCGGCACCTGCCCGGTGATCACCACCATGGGAATGGAGTCCATGTACGCCGTCGCGATACCGGTCACCGCATTCGTGGCGCCCGGCCCGGACGTCACCAGCACGACGCCCGGCTTACCCGTCGCCCGCGCATAACCATCGGCCATGTGCACGGCACCCTGCTCGTGACGAACCAGGACATGCTTCACATCATCCTGTTGGAACAGCGCATCGTAAATATGCAAGACGGCCCCGCCCGGGTAGCCGAAAACCGCCTCGACCCCCTCGGCCTTCAGGCACTCAACCAGGATTTGACCACCGGACAATTCCACGCGAATTTCTCTCTATTAAATTGTGTCGTAGGGATAAGGGAATTTGGCCGGAACCTACCGACTCGCCGCGCGCGTTGAACGGGGCAAAACGGACAGGGACCAACCACTCCAGATCTGCGCTCACGCCTGTACGTGTATCAGCCGCATGAATCAAGCCGGCTAATATAGCTGGATATGGCAAGAATTGCATCGAATCATTGCAAAATGATCGAGATATCCCCATAAACCGGATGGTCAAACCCAGCACCCCGGCACCCCGATGCCAGGGGAACGCTTGGGTTCAGAACGATCCGAAACCGTTATCCGAACCGGTTGTATCGCTGATGACGGTTCCACCCAATGCCTTGCGCAAGACGCTCTGAATGGCGCCGGGCGCGTCGCGCAGCTTGAAGAAGGAAGCATCGGAACCCATCATGGGCAAGTCGGGGAAAAACAAAGCCATGCGGAACCGGAGATTCAAACCCTCCGCGTTACGGTCCCTCAGCACGACTTCGTAGGGCAGAAAGGCATAACGATGAGGCGCGGGGCCGGGATCAACCGACTGGACCAATTTAGCCCCGTTGGCATCGGGATTCTTGCCGGCCAAATCAACACCGAATACAACCTCATCCCGACCGGGAATCTTGATCTCGTAGACCAGACGGACGCCATCGGTTCCCGCCCTAAGTCGACTGGCTATCTGCTGGGTGCCGGCCTGAAACCCCTTGAAGCTCCCCAGATCCATCGGGTCGGTGAATGTTTCCATCCCGAAGGTGTACTGATAATTCCGCAATTCCGACGCCGGTCGGGGTTTTGCCCCAAAGGATTTTTCGTTACCGAGAACCGTGCTCAGCGCCTTGGCCACATCCGTGTTGTCGTTGGCCAGACGATAGCCCGCCGCCACATATTGCGGATTCATGTAGGTCACGAAGGTTTTCCCGTCAACGGATTCCAGTGCCACACTCAACGCTGCGCCGTAACCACCGCGCTCCGTGGCAGCCGCATTCCTCAGCATGCTCGGGCTCGAAATCGAAATGACCGTGACATTCTTCACGGGGGAATACCGCCCAACCACGTCAAATCCCCCCTTGCCCAATGCCGCAACCACCGTCTTCGTCGCATCCGACAAGCCCGATGAAAGCGTCGTTCCCTCGATGAAGGGCTGCAGCCCCCCTTCCGCAGCATGGGCCGCATTCAGCGAAAGCAACAAGGGGAACAACAGAAGTACACGCAATAACTTGATCATCTCACCCGCCTCTTTGGTTTTTTTGGTTCTCGACGCTGCGTCCCTGACCTTATTTACGGGTTTTCATCCCAAAAACCGCTTTCGTGATGACGTTCGTTTTGTACGAAATCCATGCAAAATCGACAAAGCCCCCGGCAACGGATCTGCCACGGCATCCACGCTCCGACGCATGCGGGTTAGATGAACAGTGAAACGGCGACCGTACGGGCAAACTGATAGAAACTGATCGCGCCGGCCACCTCGACGCCAGGGCACAACTGCTCCGCGGACAACGTCGACTGGGCCAGAGAATCCGAACAGGCGATGAATCGCACCCCCTCGTCCTGACAAAAGCCGAACAACTCCGCAAGATCCGGTTCGAGCTCAGCGTTTTGCGCAAGCCAGGCGATCCCGTGCTGCGTAAAGAAGATTGCGGCCGGATCCCCCAGCGCAACAACGGTTGCCGCCAGAGAAAAAGCCGCTCGCGCAGCTTCTGGCGCATCCTTGCTCAGGATCAGGGCGATCCCGGATCGTTCCGGGGTGGTTGTCGGGAAATCGGGAGTCATCGGCGGCAGACCAGAACAATCTTCAGCCAAGTGGCTCCTTCCTCGTCACGCCCGGGCTCCATGCGCAACAAATCATGCCCGGCCTGTTCGCAATAGGCCTTGAAATCCGCCTCGGCCCCCGGGTCGGTGGCCCAGACCTCAAGCTGAGCCCCGTCCTTCAGCGAAGAAATGGCCTTTCTGGCTTTGAGCAGCGGCATCGGACAGCGGAGTCCTCGTGCATCGACGATGAGGGTCGACATCACTCGGGGGCAACCAGCGGCAAACCGGAGCCCGCCCAATACATGACGCCCCCCTCCAAATTGAACAGCCGATCAATACCCTGCGCCGCCAGGAACTGGCAAGCCTGAGCGGAACGTGCGCCACTATGGCAATACACCACGACATCCTGATCGGTCTTGAATTGGTCGACATTCATCGGGACCAGATGCAAGGGAACCAGCTTTGCCCCCATGATGATGCCGCGAGCGGTTTCCGCCGGACCACGTACGTCGACGAGCAACACCTCGTGCATACGATCTTTCAGCTCTTCCGGAGCAATGCTTTGAAAACTAGACATTCAATTCAACTCACTATAAAAATTGATCTCATCACATTTTGGGGCAACGGAGATTGCGATTCCCAATCTGCGCACCAAACATGGTGCAGGGACTATTTTAGCCAACGAACGGCATGCGCTCACGCAGAATAGCCGCTGTTTTCCTCGCAGGCCGGATACGATGCAAAACCGATCATGCTGGTTGCCAAAGACACCAATCGGATTCCGGTCAGGACTTCATTAGCGAAGATTAATAACATAAACGGCTAGCACTACTCTCATCCAAAAATTTTCACCTCAATCAAATAATCACAAAGGCCGAATGCCGCCATGAATAAAATCGCAGCGCCCCTCATTCTGGTCTGGATCTTTTGTCTTCCCGGATTGGCCACCGCCGACAGCACACGCAGCCATTCGAACTTTTCCAGCCTGAACAGCCAATTACCGGATCTCGGAGACCCTGTAGATCAAACCTTATCGAAGGCGGAGGAGCAGAAAATCGGTGCGGAGGTGTTCGAGAAATTACGTAGCCAGGTCCAGTTCATCGATGACCCTTTGCTTTTGCGCTACCTGAATGACCTGGGGGATCGGTTGATGGCCTCGGCCCCCGGTACCCGCTTCCCGCCCAATTTCATGCTGATCAACAGCCCGACCATCAATGCCTTCACAGTGCCGGGCGGTTATATCGCCGTCTATTCGGGGCTGTTTCTGTTCGCGGATAATGAAAGCGAGCTGGCTGGCGTCCTGGCGCACGAGATCGCCCACGCCACGCATCGGCATATTGCCCAGATGCTTTCTCGGCAATCAGGCAACAGCGCGCTGGTGATCGCGGGATTCGTCGCAGCCTTACTGCTAGGCAGCATCAACCCGGACATGGGTGCCGCCGCCGCGGCATCCAGCGTCGCCGGCGCGACGCAGAACGAAATCAACTTCACCCGCATGCATGAGCGCGAGGCCGACGAGTTCGCCATCCAAACCCTGCAACGCGTCCATATCGACCCGCATGGACTGGTGAGCTTCTTTGAGAAACTGCAACGTCAAAGTGGCGACAACGGTGCGGCACAATATGCATTCCTGCTCACCCATCCCCTGAACAACGAACGCATCAGCGCCGCGGAAGATCGAATCGCAGCAATTCCTCGTGAGCAACTGGGCACGCGGGACAGCCTCTCCTTCCAGCTCGCACGTGCCCGATTAGCCGGACTCACGGGCGCGACGAAGATCCATCTCGGCACACCGGTCGGCGAATCCTATCGGCAGGCCGTACTGGATCAGGCCCATGGCAACTGGACGGCGGCCAGGTCACTGCTCGACAAACTCTATCGCACACACCCGGGAAATCTCTGGTTCGGACTGCCGCTCGCCCAGGTCCTCTTTGCCCACGGACACACCAAGGAAGCCCAGTCGCTTATGGATGAATTACTCGCACTCTATCCAGGCAACGCCATCCTGCTTCGCCAGTCCGTCCACTGGCTGATCAAGACGGGCAACCCGGATCAGGCCTACAAGACCGCTCGGGCCATGATGGAACAGGACCCGGGCAATCGGAGAATCGTGCTCTCTGCAGCAGAAGCTGCGGCGGCAGCGGGGGACCACCTCGGCAGCCATGAACTGCTCGGAAAATATTTCTTGATGGGCAACCAACTGGTGGCCGCCCACCAGGAATACGAACTGGCCTTCAGCTATTCCGCAGGGGATTCACTGGCCCAGGAACGCCTGGATGCCGCGCTCAAGCAGATCGAGTCACGAGCCCGCCCATAATCCGGAAAACGCAATACATTGTAATAAAAGAAATAAAAAAGCAGGGGCGAATTGTCATCGCGAGCAAAAGGAACGCCCGCCCCTCATCCACAGAAAGTCAACCGGCCAATGCCCCAGAAATCCGGTCAACATTAGCGATTGCTTTAGAAATGGATGCTTTCCCAACCTTAGTGAATAAACCATGTAGCCATAAAATTTTTTTTATTGTCTCAAGGAACCAGACCACTACAGTATAGGTCGTCAAAACGACAAAATAAGGCCACCAAAGCCATCTTGGCGTCTCATGCGTCTTAAGAGGAGAGGATGATAATGACATCATTGATTCGAGCAATTACCCACACGAGCACCGCCATTCTGTTCGCCAGCAGTCTGGTCGTCACCAGTCAGGTCTTCGCCACGGAAGAAGACGAGCCGGCGGATGCGCCCACTGCCGTCACCCACACGATGACCAAGGAAGAGCAGGAAGGCAAGGATCTTGCCTTCGCTAAAAGCAAAGGCAACTGCCTTGCCTGCCATGCCATCGCGGGCGGCAACCTGGCTGGCAACATTGGCCCGGCGCTGATCGCCATGAAGATTCGTTATCCCAACAAAGAAGACCTGTTCAAGGTTGTCTGGGATCCGCGCGAAAAGTTTGGTCGCGGAGTCATCATGCCGCCGTTCGGGGATCACAAGATCCTGACCAAGGAAGAAATCGAAAAAATCGTCGATTATCTGTACACGCTCTAAGCGCAGCGAAAACAGCCAGCGACCATCAACGAGGAGCTCGTGAGAATGAAAAAGTTTGTTAGCAGTATGTTAATTGTCGGCCTGATTGCCGGGGTCAGTGCGACTGCCTCAGCGGGGGGGTATAGCAGCTTCAATCCGAAGGATGATGTCAACAATCCAGCCGAATTTGCCAAGGAATTCCGAAATTTCTACTACAAGAATTTCCCCCAGATCCCACACGATAAATACAATATCGGCGTCTATGCATTCGACAAGGACTCCTACGCTCAGTATCAGGACATGATGCAGTTCCCACCACAGGATGATTTCATTGCGAAAGGGAAGAAGCTGTGGGAAGACTACCGCCTGCCGAACGGCAAGCCGCTGAGTTCCTGCGTCGGCGATGCCAAGGGCCTGCGCGCCAAGTATCCCTACTTCAACCCCAAAGATGGCAAGGTCCACAACCTGGAATTGGATCTGATCAACTGCCAGTTGAACGCCGGCGTCCCGAAGGATGAATCCTGGGAGTCGAAGAAAGGCTACAACGACCTCGTGGCCGTCTCAGCCTATCTGGCCAGCGAATCCCGCGGCATGAAGGTCAACGTACAGATCCCCAACGATCCCCGCGCGGTTAAAGCCTTCAATGACGGTAAAGAAATGTGGTTCCGCAAGACCGGCCAATTGAACCTGTCCTGCGCCGATTGCCACATGTATCACGCCACGCAACGTATTCGCGCAGAAACGCTGCATACCGGTATCGGCAACACCACCTCCTTCCCGGTGTTCCGCTATAGCAAGCAGAAAATGTTCACCCTGGACAAGCGTTTGAAAGGCTGCATGCGTGACACGCGCACCATTCCGTTCAAAGCCTATTCTTCGCATTATCTGGATCTCGAGTATTTCCTGGCCTACATCGACAACGGTCTGGAAATCAACGGTCCGGGCCTGCGCAAGTAAACCGACCCATCGTGGGGACAGGACGTTCCCACGCCAAAAAAAAGCCAGCGATTTGCTGGCTTTTTTCATGCGTGCGGATTCGGGATCCGCGGGGTCCGACCCCATTCCGCTCGAAGCGGCAGCGGCCCCCTCGCGCCCTTACCGATCGGCACGAATTGATGCGGCATTCTCCGTCAACCGCCGAAGCATATTCATACTGCAACCCCTCTCCGCGCACCACGCCGCACTAAACGTCATGAGCGGCATTGATTAGCGCTACAGGGGACGAATGAGATAAAGCACGCCAAGAATGACTCCGGCGATCACCAACAGGGAGAGGCCGAAATGCTGGCCGATGAAAAGCGTCATCTCGGCCTGCGTCCGATCCAGGCGTGAACGCCAGTCAACGAACCGGCGAATGATCAGAACCAAGATGACGAGGCCCAACAGGATCACGGCCAGGGCCAGCCCATAGCGATGCAACACGTCCAGGATCGTGCCGATATGGTTGCCGAAGAAATAGCCGATCACGATGAATTCGCTGATCCCGATAATCACGGCCGGCGTGTTGAATTGCAGAAACGTCCGGTAATCGAGGCGGAAAATACCCGCCAGCGCCGGGGTCACCCAGGAAAGCGGGCCACTGAGTCGCGCGATGAACACCGCCAGCGCCCCGCGCTTCTCGAAGAAGACGACCCCTTTTTCGTAATTTTCCCGATGGATGAGTCGACCGATCAGCGGCCAGTGTTGCAATCGGTCGAAGAGCCCCGTCCCGTAGCGGTACCCCATCCAGTAACTGAGGTTGTCACCCAGAATGCCGCCGCCATAGAGCAAGACCATGACCAGCCAGAGATCGAGCACGCCCATCCCCGCCAGAATCGCACCCGAGAGGAAAAACACCTCGCCGAGAATCAGCAGCGAGAACGGGATGACCGTCTCGAAGAAGGCACCGAAGAACAAGATACCGTAGGCGATGTTCCGATGTTGCTGCAAGAAGGGGATCGCCTGTTCAAACGAACCGAATTCAGCGAATGACATCGTACCCCCGCCGCCGCTTCATCCGCATGGGCATCAGGGCCTCCATGAGCCAACGCAGACTTTGCCTGAGGTAGCCACGTGCCTCGAAACGCCGTGTCGAGGTCGCCACCTGATTGGTGGGCACAAAGAAGAACCGACCATAACGCCGACATTCACGCGTGAACACCAGATCCTCGGCGAAACTCAATTCCGCGTGAAACCCGACCCCACGCGCGATGGGCGTACGTGCAAGCTGGAGCGCATACGAACTGTAGGTGACCCGGTGAATCACATCGTAGATCCGGAACCATAACCGCGCGTACAGGCGATCAGCCGGCTGCGGACGGATCTGGGTCGTACCCACGCTCAACCCTTCGGAGCCGTGCCGATTGATCCAGGTATTGAACTGATGCAACGCCTCTGGCCCGAGATAAGTATCCGCATCGCAGAACACGACCCACTCGGACTCGGCGCTGGCGAGCGCCAGACCGGCGTTCTTCGCACGAGAAACGCCCAACTCGCTCTGTATGACCCGGATGGGGATCAGGGTATCGACACGGGACGCATAACGTTGGGCAATGGAAAGCGTGGCGTCCGTCGAACCATTCTCGACGATGATGATTTCCATCCGGCTGGCCGGGTAGCGCTGTGCCAACAGCGCGTCCAGCGTACGCGCCAGTTCGGCCTCTTCGTTGTGCGCCGGGACGATGATCGTGAAGAAGTTCTTATAGATGAGTTCCGACATGGCATCGAGTATGCGGCGAACCGATTCCTCGGTGCGCCAGGGCGGGACGAACGGCTTTTTCGATGCGCACTCGGCCAAGGCAGTCCCCAAATCGAAATCTTCTGCCTGATCGCGCGTAGCGAAGTAGGCAAGGCTGTCGAGGTAATAGGCCAGATACTCCTGTTCGGTCTGATTCGGTGTGGGCACCAGCAACGCTTGCTTGTTGTGCTCGACCAGGTCCATCACGGTGGTGTAACCCGCCCTCGAGACGACGCAACGGGCACGACTGAACAGATCGACCCGCAAGTCGCCACTGGCCAATGGGTAGATAGTGAGATCTGCACGCTCGAACGATGTGAACTGGCGTGGATCGGCCGTGGGATCGCCGAGCACGAAGACCTTCTTGCCCGGAATGTCCGCAGCCTGCGCCAGCAGGTTCGCCACAAAGGCGCCCTTGTGTTCCTGCAGGTAGCCGCTGATCACGAACAGATAATCGATATCCTGGGTGCACTCCCGATGCGGGTAGGCGGAAAGAATGCCGATATAGTGGTGTCGTGCCTGATTAAGCACCGGTGTATGGGACAGATTACCGGCGAGATTCCGGCTGGGACCGGGATAGTCCGGAATGAAAATCCGATCGAACTTCTTCAGCGCCACCGCATTCAGGTGATCGCTCAACCAGCCGATTTCGTGCAATCCCTTGGGCGGGATGAAGGCGATCTGATGCGAGAGGATGTAGGACGGCGTCCATCGGCTGTAAAAGCCGTAACGCCCGTCGCTGAACACGAAGTCGTATTCGGCGGCCCAGGCGTCGAAAGCACGATGCTCCTCCCGAATGCGCTGCCAGGTCTTGACGAGATCGAACAGCAGGTAGAGATAGAAGCGCCAGCCCGTACCGCGCTCCAACGGCGGATAGTCCGTCATGTCGCGCCAATCCACCGCAGGGTGATCCGCCAGCTCAAGCTGCAGGAAAGCCAGCGCATTCCCGGTGGAAACAATCGTGACCTGATAGCCACGGGCCAGGAATGCCTGGATCAGGACCAGACTCCGGGTGGCATGCCCCAAGCCCAGGGAACTGACGGCAAACAACGCGCGCATGGGCAAATCTTTCATGCTGGTTCCCAAGTGGTTGACAGCCGCGGCCGGCTATGATGCCCGACAGACGCGCAAGGGATGAAACACATTACTGCTCGTTGAGGCGCGGCATCAATTCGACCATATTGCACGGCCCGGTCCGAAAATCCAGTTGCGCGCGGATAATCTGGTCCCAGGCATCGCGACAGGCACTGGTCGAGCCGGGAAGAACGAATAGGTAGGTGCCGTTGGCGACACCGGCCGTCGCCCGAGACTGCACGGTGGAGGTACCGATCGTCTGCCAGGAGAGCCAGCGGAACACCTCCCCGAAACCTTCGATCTCCTTGTCGAACAACGGCCGGAGGGCCTCGGGCGTGCCATCGCGTCCCGTCAATCCCGTCCCGCCCGTGGAAATAACGGCCTGACAGGCTGGATCGGCGATCCAGGCAGACACGGCCGCCCGGATCGCATATTTGTCATCGCGTACGATCTGGCGATCGAACAACTGATGTCCGCTGTCACGAACCCGCTCGACCAAAAGATCTCCGGAGCGGTCATCGGAAAGGCCACGTGTATCGGAAACGGTAAGTACGGCGATGTTCAAGGGCCTGAAGGCTCGATCATTGCGGGATTCGGTTGTCATGGTACCCTCTGGCGTCAATCAAGGTCGAATGGCGTATCCGAGCGATCTGAGCGCACCCGGAACCTGTGCGCATGCTGCACGCCCACCGGCGGATTCACGGTAGATCAAGCGGTCCATCACAAGACACCGGTGCCGGATTGATTCGTATCAATCAATCGCGCGCAATGCGGACAGGGCAGCAATGTACCCAACATCGCCATTCGACCGAAACTGTTTTCGACCCACGCTCTATTGATCCAGGGCGGATTGTGTCGCGTGTGCTGATGATGGCCGCATTCAAGCTTGACGTACCAGTCGCCATGCACATCCCGATGAAAAGAGTGAATCGCTCGTTGGGGCGAAGCGAACGGTTTCAACGCAACCATTGGCCAGGATCAGGCGACCGGGATCGCCCACATGTCATGGTCATCGGCATCGGTAATCTCCACTTCCACGAAGTCACCGGGGCGCACATCGGTAACCTCCGGCAGAAAAACGACTCCGTCGATCTCCGGTGCAGCGCCCGGCCCACGGCCCACGGCACCGGATGCATCGACATCATCGATCAGAACAGCCATGGTCTGTCCCACCTTGTCCGCCAGCTTCGCGGCACTGATGGCTGCCTGCTTTTCCATGAAACGCGCCAAACGCTCCTGCTTGAGCGATTCCGGTACCGGATTGGCCAACTGATTGGCCGCAGCACCCTCGACCGGGGAATAGGCAAATGCCCCGACCCGATCCAGTTGGGCCTCGTCCATGAATTCGAGCAACTGATTGAAGTCGTCCTCCGTCTCGCCGGGGAAACCGACGATAAAGGTCGAACGCAACGTGATGTCGGGGCAGATATCGCGCCAGCGGCGAATCCGCTCCAGCACGTTCTCACTGGAAGCGGGCCGCTTCATGGCCTTGAGGACAGCCGGACTCGCGTGCTGGAAGGGAATATCCAGATAGGGAAGAATCAATCCCTCCGCCATCAGCGGAATGACCTCGTCGACATGCGGATAGGGATAGACGTAGTGCAGGCGAATCCAGGCATCGAGTTGACCCAGCTCCTGCGCCAGCTCCTTGAAGCGCGTCTTGATGGGTTTTCCGCCGAAGAAATCGAGTTTGTACCGGGTATCCAGGCCATAGGCGCTGGTGTCCTGGGAGACGATCAGAAGCTCACGGACTCCGGCGTCAACCAGATTGCTGGCTTCGCTCAGCACCTCACCGATGGGTCGGCTAACCAGATCGCCGCGCATGCTCGGAATGATGCAGAAGCTGCAGCGGTGGTTACACCCCTCGGAAATTTTCACATAGGCATAGTGACGCGGCGTCAGCTTCACGCCAACCTGCTGCTCAAAGGTCGGCCGGGGCGCAGGCATCAGGTCCGTAAACGGATCATGTCTCGGCGGCACATGCTGGTGGACGACATTCATGACGTCCGCATAAGCCTGTGGACCAGTAATGGCAAGGACGCTCGGATGCACCTCCTTGATCAGCGCCCCTTCGTCCCGCCCGCCCAGGCATCCGGTGACGATGACCTTGCCATTCTCGGCCAGGGCCTCACCGATGGCATCCAGGGATTCCTGCGTCGCAGAATCGATGAAGCCACAGGTATTGACGATCACGAGGTCTGCGTCATCGTAGTCCGGCGAAATGGCGTAGCCTTCGGCCCGCAACTGGGTAAGAATCCGTTCGGAGTCGACCAACGCCTTGGGGCAACCCAGGCTGACGAAACCGACGCGAGGCGCTGATGCGTTCATGAGCGTGATAATCCGAAGTTATTTATGCCGATGGGGTGTCCGCAGGCGCC
The Halothiobacillus diazotrophicus DNA segment above includes these coding regions:
- a CDS encoding glycosyltransferase; amino-acid sequence: MKDLPMRALFAVSSLGLGHATRSLVLIQAFLARGYQVTIVSTGNALAFLQLELADHPAVDWRDMTDYPPLERGTGWRFYLYLLFDLVKTWQRIREEHRAFDAWAAEYDFVFSDGRYGFYSRWTPSYILSHQIAFIPPKGLHEIGWLSDHLNAVALKKFDRIFIPDYPGPSRNLAGNLSHTPVLNQARHHYIGILSAYPHRECTQDIDYLFVISGYLQEHKGAFVANLLAQAADIPGKKVFVLGDPTADPRQFTSFERADLTIYPLASGDLRVDLFSRARCVVSRAGYTTVMDLVEHNKQALLVPTPNQTEQEYLAYYLDSLAYFATRDQAEDFDLGTALAECASKKPFVPPWRTEESVRRILDAMSELIYKNFFTIIVPAHNEEAELARTLDALLAQRYPASRMEIIIVENGSTDATLSIAQRYASRVDTLIPIRVIQSELGVSRAKNAGLALASAESEWVVFCDADTYLGPEALHQFNTWINRHGSEGLSVGTTQIRPQPADRLYARLWFRIYDVIHRVTYSSYALQLARTPIARGVGFHAELSFAEDLVFTRECRRYGRFFFVPTNQVATSTRRFEARGYLRQSLRWLMEALMPMRMKRRRGYDVIR
- the moaB gene encoding molybdenum cofactor biosynthesis protein B, which codes for MTTESRNDRAFRPLNIAVLTVSDTRGLSDDRSGDLLVERVRDSGHQLFDRQIVRDDKYAIRAAVSAWIADPACQAVISTGGTGLTGRDGTPEALRPLFDKEIEGFGEVFRWLSWQTIGTSTVQSRATAGVANGTYLFVLPGSTSACRDAWDQIIRAQLDFRTGPCNMVELMPRLNEQ
- a CDS encoding DUF3565 domain-containing protein — protein: MVALKPFASPQRAIHSFHRDVHGDWYVKLECGHHQHTRHNPPWINRAWVENSFGRMAMLGTLLPCPHCARLIDTNQSGTGVL
- the rimO gene encoding 30S ribosomal protein S12 methylthiotransferase RimO gives rise to the protein MNASAPRVGFVSLGCPKALVDSERILTQLRAEGYAISPDYDDADLVIVNTCGFIDSATQESLDAIGEALAENGKVIVTGCLGGRDEGALIKEVHPSVLAITGPQAYADVMNVVHQHVPPRHDPFTDLMPAPRPTFEQQVGVKLTPRHYAYVKISEGCNHRCSFCIIPSMRGDLVSRPIGEVLSEASNLVDAGVRELLIVSQDTSAYGLDTRYKLDFFGGKPIKTRFKELAQELGQLDAWIRLHYVYPYPHVDEVIPLMAEGLILPYLDIPFQHASPAVLKAMKRPASSENVLERIRRWRDICPDITLRSTFIVGFPGETEDDFNQLLEFMDEAQLDRVGAFAYSPVEGAAANQLANPVPESLKQERLARFMEKQAAISAAKLADKVGQTMAVLIDDVDASGAVGRGPGAAPEIDGVVFLPEVTDVRPGDFVEVEITDADDHDMWAIPVA